A window of the Cryptosporidium parvum Iowa II chromosome 7, whole genome shotgun sequence genome harbors these coding sequences:
- a CDS encoding YjeF family of predicted nucleotide binding proteins, protein MNGFLSCFRKEVIAVSNSEDSTKIFTSDETGIKLPKKSGYKFEYSWYPPISQGKLIDSVRYTIPQLSSDLRKGNLGRIGIIGGSKEYAGAPYFAGISSLKLGADLCHIFCTPEAAIPIKTYSPELIVHPLFPSYGELSKEEARNRSIDLIRPWLGKMDVIIIGCGLGREKDIAFITAELIKICRCLSIPIVVDADGLYVIAQQPELISGYKHCILTPNLIEFFRLEKSVNKETNDTKNGNSSNNNNKSNSDIGPGTTLSHIEISDKISRVDLSTDSSINIPRVLPLGINEERLPESLSPCERVPRTEWPSTVEDTVLQMHDDGEEINLFYQADSINKQNIKVNNARALSSNPLNMCFYEHVLNENCIGVGKTNKRCSQNALSGSQPTVNEEEFLCITNRVFELSKSLGNICIVLKDKIDIITNGDVVAVCNIAGSYKRSAGQGDVLSGVISTLFNWSMQYFTKNREDKQICQYPEVNSAYGSCLIVRLSAYIAFKKKFRSMLASDLIENIPYVFESIFEVDKHDFTEEASLLLLFNEHQSLADDE, encoded by the coding sequence atgaacGGGTTTCTTAGCTGTTTTAGAAAAGAAGTTATTGCTGTAAGTAATTCAGAAGATTCCACAAAAATTTTTACTAGCGATGAAACTGGTATAAAACTTCCGAAAAAATCTGgttataaatttgaatactCATGGTACCCACCTATTTCACAAGGAAAATTGATCGATTCAGTCAGATATACAATTCCCCAACTTTCATCCGATCTTAGAAAGGGCAATCTTGGAAGGATTGGTATAATTGGTGGTTCAAAAGAGTACGCTGGAGCACCGTACTTTGCAGGaatatcatcattaaaATTAGGAGCAGATCTATGCCACATTTTTTGTACTCCAGAAGCTGCAATTCCGATAAAAACATATTCACCTGAATTAATTGTTCATCCTCTGTTTCCTTCATATGGAGAACTAAGCAAAGAAGAAGCACGTAATAGATCGATAGATTTGATCAGACCTTGGCTCGGGAAAATGGatgtaattattattggctGTGGCCTTGGAAGAGAAAAAGATATTGCATTTATTACAGCAGAACTGATAAAAATATGCAGATGCCTCTCTATTCCTATTGTAGTTGATGCAGATGGATTGTATGTAATTGCTCAACAACCTGAGTTAATATCAGGATACAAGCATTGTATTTTGACCCCAAATTTAATTGAGTTTTTTAGATTAGAAAAATCAGTTAATAAAGAAACAAATGACACAAAAAATGGTAATAGCTCgaataacaataataaatcaaactCTGATATTGGCCCCGGCACAACATTAAGTCATATAGAAATTTCAGATAAAATAAGTAGGGTAGACCTGAGTACTGATAGTTCAATAAATATCCCTAGAGTTCTTCCTTTAGgtattaatgaagaaagaCTCCCGGAATCGCTGTCTCCTTGCGAACGTGTTCCCAGAACTGAATGGCCATCAACTGTCGAAGATACAGTACTTCAAATGCATGATGATGGCGAAGAgatcaatttattttatcaaGCAGATTCAATAAacaaacaaaatattaaggTAAATAATGCTCGAGCACTCTCTTCAAATCCTTTGAATATGTGTTTTTATGAGCATGTTTTAAATGAGAATTGTATTGGAGTAGgtaaaacaaataaaagatGCAGCCAAAATGCATTAAGTGGTTCTCAACCTACAgtaaatgaagaagaattcTTGTGCATTACAAACAGGGTATTTGAACTTTCAAAAAGTTTAGGGAATATTTGCATTGTATTGAAAGATAAAATTGATATAATAACAAATGGTGATGTAGTTGCGGTTTGTAATATTGCTGGTTCATATAAAAGATCTGCAGGACAAGGCGATGTCCTTTCAGGAGTCATTTCGACTCTATTTAATTGGAGTATGCAATATTTTACAAAAAACAGAGAAGATAAACAAATTTGTCAATATCCCGAGGTAAATTCTGCATATGGGTCATGCTTAATAGTAAGGCTTTCGGCATATATTGCTTTTAAAAAGAAGTTTAGAAGCATGCTTGCATCTGATTTAATTGAGAATATACCATATGTATTCGAATCTATTTTTGAAGTCGATAAACATGATTTCACTGAAGAAGCAAGCCTACTGCTTCTTTTTAATGAACATCAATCCCTAGCAGATGATGAATAG
- a CDS encoding DP1 DNA binding protein, producing MDYSRSLNSYINPVNTGDSLSANNVGSTGYTFEMLTTETDSVHSNQYNLDSRNNSLPYMGILGNSSNKGTLKQVAVRICTLLKVWRISTQTDIADNLIMEYLGPIDSIRAANDPIYQKNRESSEKSIRRRVYDAINVLISAKIIDKSNKNIIWKGISSINHILCSENSQSCDNLPLIQQNIREKLVEYERLQYLYLSLKTIIENNASTKAMNNGQKTLLPCCLVIANSKDSNISCIYRNNKSEVAIQVNSIVDFLDQYEIINRVAACIRMTAVDSDQLV from the coding sequence atGGACTATTCTAGAAGTTTGAACAGTTATATTAACCCGGTAAATACCGGTGATAGCTTATCTGCTAATAATGTTGGTAGTACTGGCTATACATTTGAAATGCTTACTACAGAAACAGACTCCGTACATTCCAATCAATATAATCTAGATTCTAGAAACAATTCTCTACCATATATGGGAATACTTGgtaattcatcaaataaaGGCACTCTAAAACAGGTTGCTGTAAGAATTTGCACTTTATTAAAGGTTTGGAGGATTTCTACGCAAACTGACATCGCCGacaatttaataatggaatATTTAGGCCCTATTGATTCAATACGTGCAGCAAATGACCCTATTTATCAGAAAAATCGTGAGTCAAGTGAAAAAAGCATAAGGAGACGAGTTTATGATGCAATTAATGTCCTAATTTCTGCAAAAATTATAGacaaaagtaataaaaatataatatggAAAGGTATTTCTAGCATTAATCACATCTTATGTTCGGAAAATTCTCAATCATGTGATAATCTGCCATTAATCCAACAAAATATTCGCGAAAAGCTCGTCGAATACGAGAGATTACAATATCTGTACCTTTCGTTGAAAACTATAATAGAGAATAATGCAAGCACGAAAGCAATGAATAATGGACAGAAAACGCTTTTACCATGTTGTCTTGTAATAGCTAATTCTAAggattcaaatatttcttgtATTTATAGGAATAACAAATCTGAAGTTGCTATTCAAGTAAACAGCATTGTAGACTTTTTAGACCAATATGAGATTATTAATAGAGTAGCAGCTTGTATAAGAATGACGGCGGTAGATTCCGACCAGCTTGTTTag